In the Candidatus Chlamydia sanziniae genome, ATAAATTATGTGATAGAGTGTCCTTGATAAAAGGTCACAATGGCTTTTTTGAAGCTTGCAGTTTTTCCTTTCCGACGCCCACGAAACATTCGAGCAGGCTGAGACTTCACGCAAATTGTATTTACATTCTTTACTTTTATATTTTTATCAGCATAGATCACTTCCAAAGCCTTAGCAATGAGTGGCTTCGTCG is a window encoding:
- a CDS encoding 50S ribosomal protein L23, whose translation is MKDPYDVIKRHYVTEKAKMLETLSLGSGEGKKKGSFCAHPKFVFVVAHDATKPLIAKALEVIYADKNIKVKNVNTICVKSQPARMFRGRRKGKTASFKKAIVTFYQGHSIT